From the genome of Scytonema hofmannii PCC 7110, one region includes:
- a CDS encoding transaldolase family protein, translating into MNLLPSLRRYGQSVWLTGFERGWISRGELQQYIESDGLRGVRSNFQSLQVAIEGHEYNRDFTILAQQGMSRNARSDYNYLIVRDLQLAADFFKQVHSQTQGCNGYVQIDLPPDALLQPETAIAAAQDIWQSVGWSNLLLRIPATQLLLPVIEHLIGNRINVNATLVFSPSIYEQVFDSYLRGLESLIQQGKLVSDVVCFTTVPIGRLDRAINPLITDTETSFSVMQAKLLYQHYRNLCQRVGEAFPLEIRWQSLSEGVKPLRLVWDCTDIPPESAWRYIQTLVAPETVMMLDTLTLLRYREISLLPALLTDDEQVEQLVTSGLSEISLDERVDQLVNEEMARSLNAFQQLLDTIEQKRRR; encoded by the coding sequence ATGAATCTGTTGCCATCACTCCGTCGATATGGACAGTCGGTTTGGCTCACTGGGTTTGAGCGAGGCTGGATTAGCCGTGGTGAGTTGCAGCAGTACATTGAGTCAGACGGTTTAAGGGGCGTTCGCTCAAACTTTCAAAGCTTGCAAGTGGCAATTGAGGGACACGAGTATAATCGCGACTTCACTATACTGGCGCAGCAAGGGATGAGTCGGAATGCTCGCTCGGACTATAACTATTTGATTGTGCGAGATCTACAATTGGCGGCTGATTTCTTCAAACAAGTCCATTCTCAAACTCAGGGATGCAATGGCTATGTTCAAATTGATCTTCCGCCTGATGCACTGCTTCAACCGGAAACAGCGATCGCAGCAGCGCAAGACATCTGGCAGTCAGTTGGATGGAGTAATTTGTTGTTGAGAATCCCAGCGACTCAATTGCTGCTACCAGTGATTGAACATCTAATTGGCAATCGTATCAATGTAAATGCAACGTTAGTGTTTTCTCCAAGCATATATGAGCAAGTATTCGATAGTTATCTTAGAGGGCTGGAGAGCCTGATTCAGCAAGGAAAGCTGGTGAGTGACGTTGTTTGTTTTACAACTGTTCCCATTGGTCGTTTGGATAGAGCGATCAATCCACTTATTACCGATACAGAAACATCTTTCAGTGTGATGCAAGCCAAACTTCTGTACCAGCATTATCGAAATCTCTGTCAACGTGTTGGCGAAGCCTTTCCCCTGGAAATACGCTGGCAATCGCTCTCAGAAGGGGTAAAACCACTGCGTCTGGTATGGGATTGCACAGATATTCCGCCTGAATCCGCGTGGCGCTATATTCAAACTCTAGTGGCTCCTGAAACCGTGATGATGCTGGATACCTTAACGCTCTTAAGGTATCGTGAGATCTCTTTGCTGCCTGCTTTATTAACAGATGATGAACAAGTTGAACAACTTGTGACAAGCGGATTGTCAGAGATTTCTTTGGATGAACGAGTTGACCAACTCGTGAACGAGGAAATGGCGCGATCGCTCAACGCCTTTCAACAGTTGCTAGACACGATCGAGCAGAAGAGAAGGCGCTGA